The Bradyrhizobium betae genomic interval CGAGCCGCGACGCTTGCATGTGGGCTTTCATAGTGGTCTAGTCCGCATGAATTCCCGTTTTGCGCGTGGCTCGAAGCCGTTGTTGGACGAGGTCGTGGCCTGTCGCTGGCTGCAGGATTTTGGTAGTGAAGACCATAAGTATCGTCACTCCTTGCTTCAATGAGGAGCTCAACGTCAGGGATTGCTACGAAGCGATCCGGAAGATCTTCGACGATGAGCTGAAGGGTTATCAGCGCGAGCACATCTTCTGTGACAATGCCTCCGATGATCGCACTGTCGAGATCCTGCGCGAGATCGCTGCACAGGATCCCTTGGTGAAGGTCATCGTCAACGCGCGCAATTTCGGGCCGCTGCGCAACACCTACAATGGCGTGATGGCAAGCAGGGGCGACGCGGTTCTCCTGTTCATGCCGGCCGATCTTCAGGACCCGCCGGAACTGCTTCCCCAATTCGTCAAGCTGTGGGAGGCCGGCAACGAGATCGTTTACGGCATCCGCGCCGTCCGGGAAGAAAGCCGTCTGATGCGCGGCCTCCGAGACGCCTACTATCGTGTGTTGACCAGATTTTCCGAGCTCAAGGTGCCTCCGGGCGTCGGTGACTTCCAACTGGTCGACAGGCGTGTTGTCGAGGCCATGCGTCACATTCGTGACGCCTATCCGTTCATGCGAATGATGACGTTCGAGTGCGGCGGCCGCATGGTCGGCGTGCCCTACACTTGGCGCGAGCGCAAGAAAGGGCTTTCGAAGAACCGCGCCAGCGCGCTGATCGATCAGGGCATCAACGGGCTGGTGTCCTTCACCACCGCGCCGGTACGCTTCGGCCTGTTCGCGGGCTTTGTGATATCGGGCGTGAGCATCGTATACGCAATCGTCAATTTCATCATCGGCCTGGTGCTCTATCAGAAGCTCGCCGAACCAGGCATTCTCACGCTGATCGTCGCCATGTTCTTCTTCGGCGGAGTGCAGCTGTTCTTCATGGGCATGATCGGCGAATATGTGCTCGCGATCTACGGGCAGGTGCGCGACAAGCCCGTGGTGTTCGAGCGCGAGCGCGTCAATTTCGGACCGCCGCCGCCTTCGGGAGCGTAAGGCAGGCCCGTCAGCGTTTCGCCAGCGACTGCTCGATCCGCGCGACGATCGCCTGCACCGACAGGCCGGCGGCGTCGAGCAACGCCTCGCGCGAACCCGCGCTCGACGTCTTGCCGCCCTGCTCGGGGATACCGAGACCCGTGACCGGCGGCCGCTGCGCATCGCCGGCGAACGCGCCCGCCACCAGGCTGAACAGCCCGCCGCGCAGGATGTGCTCCTCGAGCGTCACGATGAGAGAGGCGTCGCGCACGGCCGCACGGATCGCAGCGTCGTCGAGCGGCTTCAGGCAGGAGACGCTGACCACGCCGACCTCCCTGCCGCGTCCGGCGAGTTCGCCGGCCGCCTCCAGCGCGCGCGAGGCGATTGGTCCGGACGCGAGGATGACGACCTCCTGTCCCGCACGCAGGATTCGCGGCTTGCGCGGGTCGGCCACTGCGGCCCCGAGATCTGGCTCACCCTGCCGGCTGAGCCGCAAGTAGGACGGCTTGCGGCTTGCCGCGATCAGACGGGTCGCGGCGCGCACCTCCATGGGATCGCAGGGCACGAATATCTCGATGCCCGGCAGCATTGACATGATGCCTGCGTCTTCCAAAGCATGGTGGGTGTAGCCTTGGCCGCCATAGGCGTAGCCGGCGCCCACCGCTACGACCTTGACGTCGGCCCCGTGATAGCAGACGTCGTTGCGGAGCTGCTCCAGGCAGCGAAGCGTCGGGAAGTTGCCGATCGAGTAGATGAAGACCGTCTTGCCCGACAGCGCGATGCCGGCAGCCATGCCCGCCATGTTCTGCTCGGCGACGCCGACATTGAGATAGCGCTCTGGGAACTTCGCCGCAAAGGGCTCCAGCACGGAATAGCCGAGATCGCCGCAGAGCAGCCAGATATCGGGGTTCTCGCTCGCTGCCTGCGACAGGCTCTCGATGAAGGTCGTCCTCATGCGCCGATCTCGGCCAGCGCCTGCGCGAGCAGTTCATCGGACGGCGAACGATAGTGCCATTCGAGCTTGTTCTCCATGAAGCTCACGCCCTTGCCCTTCACGGTGTGCGCGATCACCACGGTCGGCCGGCCCGATGGTGCCGGCACGGCGCTCAGTAAGCGCTCCAGCGCGACGACGTCGTGGCCGTCGATCTCCTCGACCTGCCAGCCGAACGACTTCCATTTCTCCGCGAACGGATCGAGGTTCAGCACCTCGGCGACCGAGCCGAAGCTCTGGATCTTGTTGAAATCGACGATGACGCAGAGATTGGAGAGCTTGTGATGGGGCGCGAACAGGATGCCCTCCCAGTTGGAGCCCTCATCGCATTCGCCGTCGCTGAGCAGGCAGAACACGCGGCTGCCGGCACCTGCGGAGCGCGCCGCCAGTGCCATGCCGATTGCGATCGGCAGACCATGGCCGAGCGAGCCGGTCGAGACCTCGACACCGGGAACGGCATGGCTGACGTGCCCGGTGAAGATCGATCCGTCAC includes:
- a CDS encoding glycosyltransferase family 2 protein; translation: MKTISIVTPCFNEELNVRDCYEAIRKIFDDELKGYQREHIFCDNASDDRTVEILREIAAQDPLVKVIVNARNFGPLRNTYNGVMASRGDAVLLFMPADLQDPPELLPQFVKLWEAGNEIVYGIRAVREESRLMRGLRDAYYRVLTRFSELKVPPGVGDFQLVDRRVVEAMRHIRDAYPFMRMMTFECGGRMVGVPYTWRERKKGLSKNRASALIDQGINGLVSFTTAPVRFGLFAGFVISGVSIVYAIVNFIIGLVLYQKLAEPGILTLIVAMFFFGGVQLFFMGMIGEYVLAIYGQVRDKPVVFERERVNFGPPPPSGA
- a CDS encoding transketolase family protein translates to MRTTFIESLSQAASENPDIWLLCGDLGYSVLEPFAAKFPERYLNVGVAEQNMAGMAAGIALSGKTVFIYSIGNFPTLRCLEQLRNDVCYHGADVKVVAVGAGYAYGGQGYTHHALEDAGIMSMLPGIEIFVPCDPMEVRAATRLIAASRKPSYLRLSRQGEPDLGAAVADPRKPRILRAGQEVVILASGPIASRALEAAGELAGRGREVGVVSVSCLKPLDDAAIRAAVRDASLIVTLEEHILRGGLFSLVAGAFAGDAQRPPVTGLGIPEQGGKTSSAGSREALLDAAGLSVQAIVARIEQSLAKR
- a CDS encoding transketolase gives rise to the protein MTRPTLPANRPEPKEFARRIRAHALRMVHAAKASHIGGCLSMADILAVLYTRILRLDPAEPHSPGRDRFVLSKGHTTAIMYATLAECGFFSLAELDTYCRDGSIFTGHVSHAVPGVEVSTGSLGHGLPIAIGMALAARSAGAGSRVFCLLSDGECDEGSNWEGILFAPHHKLSNLCVIVDFNKIQSFGSVAEVLNLDPFAEKWKSFGWQVEEIDGHDVVALERLLSAVPAPSGRPTVVIAHTVKGKGVSFMENKLEWHYRSPSDELLAQALAEIGA